One window from the genome of Parasegetibacter sp. NRK P23 encodes:
- a CDS encoding 3-hydroxyacyl-CoA dehydrogenase/enoyl-CoA hydratase family protein yields the protein MEKRIIKKVAVLGSGVMGSRIACHFAGTGHQVLLLDIVPKEAAGSDKKSERNKLVNDALQSAVKSNPSPLYHPSFLKNISTGNFEDDMKRIADCDWIIEVVVERLDIKKTVFDQVEQFRKPGTLVTSNTSGIPIHLMAEGRTDDFKKHFCGTHFFNPPRYLRLLEIIPTPDTDSAVVDFLLAYGDKRLGKATVLCKDTPAFIANRIGVYSIMHIFGLVDQLGLSIDAVEALTGPVIGRPKSATFRTADVVGIDTLVKVANGVKEHCANDEQRAVFEIPGWLQQMVDKQWLGDKTGQGFFKKTKGAGGEKEILSLNLSTLEYGPREKPKFATLEAAKVIDNLHQRLPILLAGSDKAAEFYRLFHYGLFSYISHRIPEISDELYRIDDAMMAGFGWEIGAFESWDAVGVQKTAEKMKAAGFTVAPWVEKMLADGISRFYKIEKGQKYYYDISSGGYQPLPGGEAFIAMNRFLDQKVWSNASCNLVHLGDDVLGLSWNTKMGSIGGDVLSGMQKAVELAEKSYKGLVIANEGANFSAGANVGMIFMLAIEQDYDELDMAIRMFQQTMMRMRYSAVPVVVAPHGLALGGACELSLHADKCCPAAETYTGLVELGVGLIPGGGGTKEFALRAADELHKDEPDFNTLKHRFFNIATAKVATSAQEGFDIGVYRKGIDEISVNQERRIADAKKAVMELFDKGYAQPLQRTDILVPGRSALGALYAGINGMWRGNYATDHDVLVAKKLAYVMCGGDLSEPTQVSEQYLLNLEREAFLSLCGEKKTLERIQSVLKGGKPIRN from the coding sequence ATGGAAAAGAGAATCATCAAGAAAGTGGCCGTATTGGGAAGTGGCGTAATGGGATCTAGAATAGCCTGTCATTTCGCCGGAACGGGCCACCAAGTGCTGCTGCTGGATATAGTTCCCAAAGAAGCCGCCGGTTCCGATAAGAAATCAGAGCGCAATAAACTGGTGAACGATGCGCTTCAATCGGCGGTGAAAAGCAATCCTTCGCCCCTATACCATCCTTCTTTCCTGAAAAATATCTCCACCGGCAACTTCGAGGACGACATGAAACGGATCGCAGATTGTGACTGGATTATTGAAGTGGTGGTGGAAAGACTTGATATTAAAAAGACTGTATTCGACCAGGTAGAGCAGTTCCGGAAACCGGGAACATTGGTTACCTCCAATACTTCGGGTATTCCCATTCACCTCATGGCCGAAGGCCGTACCGATGATTTTAAAAAGCATTTCTGCGGAACGCATTTCTTCAATCCCCCGCGGTACCTGCGCTTGCTGGAGATCATACCCACGCCAGATACGGATTCCGCCGTGGTGGATTTTCTTCTTGCCTATGGCGATAAGCGTTTGGGCAAGGCCACGGTGCTGTGTAAGGATACGCCAGCGTTTATTGCCAACCGGATTGGTGTTTACAGTATCATGCACATTTTCGGACTGGTAGATCAACTCGGCCTCAGCATAGATGCTGTGGAAGCATTGACGGGTCCCGTGATCGGTCGCCCGAAATCCGCTACCTTCAGAACCGCTGATGTGGTAGGCATTGATACCCTGGTGAAAGTAGCCAACGGTGTGAAGGAGCATTGTGCGAACGACGAGCAACGGGCCGTTTTTGAAATACCGGGCTGGCTGCAACAAATGGTAGACAAACAATGGCTGGGTGATAAAACAGGCCAGGGCTTTTTCAAAAAAACGAAAGGGGCGGGCGGAGAAAAAGAAATTCTTTCACTTAACCTTTCTACACTGGAATATGGCCCTCGGGAGAAGCCTAAATTCGCAACCCTGGAAGCGGCCAAAGTGATCGACAACCTGCACCAGCGCTTACCCATCCTGTTGGCTGGAAGCGACAAGGCTGCTGAATTCTACCGACTGTTTCATTATGGGTTGTTCTCTTATATTTCTCACCGTATCCCTGAAATCTCAGATGAGCTTTACCGTATTGATGATGCCATGATGGCCGGGTTTGGCTGGGAGATCGGTGCATTTGAATCCTGGGATGCCGTTGGGGTGCAGAAGACCGCGGAGAAAATGAAAGCAGCCGGATTTACCGTGGCGCCCTGGGTGGAAAAGATGTTGGCCGACGGCATTTCCCGGTTCTATAAAATTGAAAAGGGGCAGAAATATTATTACGATATCAGTTCAGGCGGATACCAACCGCTTCCGGGTGGCGAAGCGTTTATCGCGATGAACCGTTTCCTGGACCAGAAAGTATGGAGCAACGCGTCCTGTAACCTGGTGCACCTGGGTGATGATGTGCTGGGCTTGAGCTGGAACACGAAAATGGGTAGCATTGGCGGGGATGTATTGTCGGGTATGCAGAAGGCAGTGGAACTGGCGGAAAAAAGTTACAAAGGACTCGTGATCGCCAATGAAGGCGCTAATTTTTCGGCGGGCGCCAATGTAGGCATGATCTTCATGCTTGCTATAGAACAGGATTACGATGAACTGGATATGGCCATCCGCATGTTCCAGCAAACGATGATGCGTATGCGTTATTCAGCCGTTCCGGTGGTGGTGGCGCCGCACGGACTGGCACTGGGCGGGGCTTGTGAGTTGAGTCTGCACGCGGATAAATGTTGTCCGGCAGCGGAAACTTATACCGGGCTGGTAGAACTGGGTGTCGGACTCATACCCGGCGGGGGTGGAACCAAAGAGTTCGCTTTGCGTGCGGCGGATGAATTGCACAAGGACGAACCCGATTTTAATACACTGAAACACCGGTTCTTCAATATTGCCACGGCTAAAGTAGCTACTTCGGCGCAGGAAGGTTTTGACATCGGCGTTTACCGTAAAGGGATAGACGAAATCAGCGTCAACCAGGAACGGCGCATAGCAGATGCCAAAAAAGCCGTGATGGAGTTGTTCGATAAAGGGTATGCGCAACCGTTGCAAAGGACGGATATTCTTGTACCCGGCCGTTCCGCGCTCGGCGCCTTATATGCGGGCATCAACGGGATGTGGCGCGGCAACTACGCCACGGACCATGATGTACTGGTAGCCAAAAAACTGGCGTATGTGATGTGCGGCGGTGACCTGAGTGAACCCACGCAGGTATCGGAACAATACCTGCTCAACCTGGAACGCGAAGCGTTTCTTTCCCTTTGCGGCGAAAAGAAAACCCTGGAACGGATACAAAGCGTACTGAAAGGAGGAAAGCCCATCAGAAATTAA
- a CDS encoding ABC transporter ATP-binding protein, whose translation MTILSLKDIHKSYGSIKALNGVGFDVPQGSVFGILGPNGSGKTTLLSIILDVLHADKGAYSWFGETPSPEQRKKIGSLLETPNFYHYLSSERNLRITHSISGRGDAAGIESVLKKVNLYERRKYKFSSYSLGMKQRLAIAASLLGDPSVLVLDEPTNGLDPVGIAEIRELIRELNQKGHTIIMASHLLDEVEKICTHVAILKKGNLIAHGEVDAVLTDEDQVEIGAADISALETMVKQYPGLLHAKTDGNTILLGLPKGTASLEQLNRFCFERNIVLNHLVLKKKRLEARFFELTQ comes from the coding sequence GTGACGATACTTTCATTAAAAGACATACACAAATCGTACGGCTCCATCAAAGCGCTGAACGGTGTGGGATTCGATGTGCCACAGGGCTCCGTATTCGGAATTCTTGGTCCAAACGGCAGCGGAAAAACCACGCTGCTCAGCATTATCCTTGATGTGCTGCACGCCGATAAAGGAGCGTACAGCTGGTTCGGAGAAACGCCTTCGCCGGAGCAACGTAAAAAAATCGGTTCCTTATTGGAGACGCCCAACTTCTACCATTATCTTTCTTCGGAACGCAACCTGCGCATTACCCACTCCATCAGTGGAAGGGGAGACGCCGCCGGTATTGAAAGCGTATTGAAGAAAGTAAACCTCTACGAGAGAAGAAAATACAAATTCAGCTCATACAGTCTTGGGATGAAGCAACGCTTGGCCATCGCGGCTTCCCTGCTCGGTGACCCTTCCGTATTGGTACTGGACGAACCGACCAATGGACTTGACCCCGTAGGCATCGCGGAAATCCGGGAATTGATCCGGGAGTTGAACCAGAAGGGACATACCATCATTATGGCCAGTCACCTGCTGGATGAGGTGGAAAAAATATGTACCCATGTCGCTATCCTGAAAAAAGGAAACCTGATCGCGCATGGAGAAGTGGACGCGGTATTAACCGATGAGGACCAGGTGGAAATAGGTGCCGCTGACATCAGCGCATTGGAAACCATGGTAAAACAATACCCGGGCTTGTTGCACGCGAAAACCGATGGCAATACCATATTATTGGGACTTCCAAAGGGAACCGCTTCGCTGGAACAACTGAACAGGTTCTGCTTTGAAAGAAACATCGTACTCAACCACCTTGTGCTGAAGAAAAAACGTTTGGAAGCACGCTTCTTTGAACTCACCCAATAA
- a CDS encoding ABC transporter permease, whose amino-acid sequence MNIARTEWLKIKNYPAFWWVIGITALSYPGINYIMFNAYEALTQQKDMTAEMAKMLLGNPFALPEAWHTVAYFSSIFIFIPAIVVIMLITNEYTYKTHRQNIIEGWSRQQFMLGKFIDVVIIAALITVLYTAVTLIIGSVNTSVVEAKESKLQFIGLFALQTFSQLSLAFAIGFLLRKSFIALAIFIFYYLILEPIGVQVMKIKANDMGRFLPLELSDRMIPPPGFYARFSKGYDAALAAMNTHVVYTLIFTAALWAFCFWLNKKRDL is encoded by the coding sequence ATGAACATCGCAAGAACCGAATGGCTTAAAATAAAGAATTATCCCGCTTTCTGGTGGGTGATTGGCATTACCGCGCTTTCTTATCCAGGTATCAATTACATCATGTTCAACGCCTACGAGGCGCTCACCCAGCAAAAAGACATGACCGCTGAAATGGCGAAGATGTTGCTGGGTAACCCTTTCGCATTGCCGGAAGCCTGGCATACCGTTGCCTATTTCTCTTCCATATTTATTTTCATTCCCGCCATCGTGGTGATCATGCTCATCACCAACGAATACACCTACAAAACGCACCGGCAGAACATCATAGAAGGATGGAGCCGGCAGCAGTTCATGCTGGGTAAGTTCATTGATGTGGTCATTATTGCAGCGTTGATCACGGTACTGTACACCGCCGTTACACTGATCATTGGTTCGGTGAATACCAGCGTGGTGGAAGCGAAGGAAAGCAAACTTCAGTTTATCGGACTTTTCGCGTTGCAGACCTTCTCCCAACTTAGTTTGGCTTTCGCGATCGGGTTCCTGCTGCGGAAATCATTCATCGCCCTGGCGATCTTTATCTTCTACTACCTGATCCTGGAACCGATCGGTGTGCAGGTGATGAAGATCAAAGCCAACGACATGGGGCGTTTCCTCCCGCTTGAACTTTCAGACAGAATGATTCCGCCTCCGGGCTTCTATGCCAGGTTCAGTAAAGGGTACGACGCCGCTTTAGCCGCCATGAATACGCATGTTGTGTACACGCTTATTTTTACAGCGGCGCTCTGGGCATTCTGTTTCTGGCTCAACAAAAAACGTGATCTCTAA
- a CDS encoding TIGR01777 family oxidoreductase, with protein MRTIVITGGTGLVGSALSTLLNEKGYKVIVLTRNASGKNSTDQLQYREWDVRKQTIDATAIREADVIIHLAGAGVADKRWSKAYKKEILESRTLSAALLVKSLKEIPNKVTTVVSASGIGWYGPDMPGKIPFTEDAPAENGFLGQTCIAWENSIAPVKELGKRLVILRTGLALSNQGGAYKEFAKPVKMGVAAILGNGKQVMSWIHIHDLCRLYLHAIEAAETNGVYNAVAPKPATNKEITLEIAKCVKPGFHIPLYVPSFMLKIVLGEMSIEVLKSTTVSAEKVRKTGFQFKYPSVEAAVAELTAHH; from the coding sequence ATGAGAACCATCGTTATTACCGGGGGAACCGGACTGGTGGGAAGCGCACTTTCCACATTGCTGAATGAAAAAGGCTATAAAGTAATTGTGCTTACGCGAAATGCTTCCGGAAAAAACAGCACGGATCAGTTGCAATACAGGGAATGGGATGTTAGAAAACAGACCATCGACGCAACCGCTATCCGGGAAGCCGACGTTATTATTCACCTGGCAGGAGCCGGCGTGGCAGACAAAAGATGGAGCAAAGCTTATAAAAAAGAGATTTTGGAAAGCAGGACCCTGAGCGCGGCATTGCTGGTAAAATCATTAAAAGAAATTCCAAACAAAGTGACTACGGTAGTCAGCGCCTCGGGTATCGGCTGGTACGGACCCGATATGCCCGGAAAAATACCGTTTACAGAAGACGCCCCGGCTGAAAATGGATTTCTCGGCCAGACCTGCATCGCCTGGGAAAATAGTATAGCGCCGGTAAAAGAACTGGGCAAAAGGCTGGTGATCCTCCGCACCGGGCTCGCGCTCAGCAACCAGGGTGGCGCATACAAGGAATTCGCGAAACCGGTTAAAATGGGTGTTGCGGCCATCCTGGGAAATGGAAAGCAGGTCATGAGCTGGATCCATATCCACGACCTGTGCAGGCTTTACCTCCATGCCATTGAAGCAGCCGAAACCAACGGCGTGTACAACGCGGTGGCGCCCAAACCCGCGACCAATAAAGAGATCACACTTGAAATCGCAAAATGCGTAAAGCCCGGCTTTCATATTCCGCTGTACGTGCCGTCGTTCATGCTGAAAATAGTCTTGGGAGAGATGAGCATAGAAGTGCTGAAAAGCACCACCGTAAGCGCGGAAAAAGTGCGCAAAACAGGATTTCAGTTCAAATATCCTTCCGTCGAAGCCGCTGTTGCTGAACTAACGGCGCATCATTAG
- the purQ gene encoding phosphoribosylformylglycinamidine synthase subunit PurQ, which produces MKFGVVVFPGSNCDRDMQDALTDLGQEVIMLWHKDKDLSMFTTEDCIVLPGGFSYGDYLRCGAIARFSPMMQSVIEFAGRGGKVLGVCNGFQILCEAGLLPGVLLRNANQKFICKNVFLKDAEGKVLQVPIAHGEGRYHADEATLNQLEANGQVIYRYCDADGNVSADANPNGATRNIAGICNENRTVFGMMPHPERACNGQLGNKDGREVFRSILIKELPVLV; this is translated from the coding sequence ATGAAATTCGGAGTTGTAGTATTCCCCGGTTCCAATTGCGACAGAGATATGCAGGACGCCCTTACTGATCTGGGCCAGGAAGTTATAATGCTGTGGCACAAAGACAAGGACCTGAGCATGTTCACCACAGAGGATTGCATTGTATTACCCGGCGGATTTTCCTACGGCGATTACCTGCGTTGCGGCGCCATCGCCCGTTTCAGTCCCATGATGCAGAGCGTGATTGAATTTGCGGGCAGGGGCGGAAAAGTGCTGGGCGTATGTAACGGGTTCCAGATTCTTTGTGAGGCCGGACTTCTGCCCGGTGTATTGCTGCGCAACGCCAACCAGAAATTCATCTGTAAAAATGTGTTCCTGAAAGACGCGGAAGGCAAAGTACTTCAGGTTCCGATCGCGCATGGCGAAGGAAGATACCATGCCGATGAAGCTACTTTGAACCAGTTGGAAGCTAACGGGCAGGTGATTTACCGTTATTGTGATGCCGATGGAAATGTTTCCGCGGATGCCAATCCGAACGGCGCTACCCGCAATATAGCGGGTATCTGCAATGAAAACCGTACTGTTTTTGGGATGATGCCGCACCCCGAGCGTGCCTGCAACGGGCAGTTGGGCAATAAAGATGGCCGGGAAGTATTCCGTTCTATTTTAATAAAAGAATTGCCTGTATTGGTGTAG
- a CDS encoding protein-disulfide reductase DsbD domain-containing protein: MRKLLFTMMLLAGTVFSVFAQSNKEVTWKYTTKKIAANTYEVHMTATINGNWHLYAQDGGDGPVSTSFKFTKNPLLTTEGNVKEVGKMKKVFEDAFGSEVRFYEKTVDFVQVVKVKGKAKTNLAGTVEFMVCNDKECLPPAEVPFKIAIGG, translated from the coding sequence ATGCGAAAATTACTTTTTACAATGATGCTGCTGGCCGGAACGGTGTTTTCTGTTTTCGCGCAGTCGAACAAGGAAGTGACCTGGAAATACACGACCAAGAAAATTGCAGCCAATACTTACGAAGTACACATGACCGCTACCATCAATGGTAACTGGCACCTGTACGCACAGGATGGCGGCGATGGTCCTGTTTCCACTTCATTCAAGTTTACCAAGAATCCGCTCCTTACCACTGAAGGTAATGTGAAGGAAGTGGGTAAAATGAAGAAAGTGTTTGAAGACGCTTTCGGTTCTGAAGTTCGTTTCTACGAGAAGACCGTTGATTTCGTACAGGTGGTGAAAGTAAAAGGTAAAGCCAAGACAAACCTTGCCGGAACTGTTGAATTCATGGTTTGTAACGACAAAGAATGTCTTCCTCCCGCAGAAGTTCCTTTCAAGATCGCTATTGGAGGATAA
- a CDS encoding protein-disulfide reductase DsbD — protein MKKLVSAILGLALFFLPSLVVAQDSAAANAPVKFTYSAVLKEGNVYTIQIKAAIENGWRLFATSASDDEPNSRVTLDSSTKGNIVGAVKEVQAPKLVNEPLFDGMQVKVFEQTAEWSVDVSVTDKSADVKGAVAYMAMKGEDVVGPENAEFRFAFDASGNLVGKSTELAVSADAASSIKRASIDMKNPVENCGGTGVEGDEKQSLWKIFILGFLGGLLGLIMPCTFPMIPLTVSFFTKQSQDKRKGIFNAFMYGFFIFLIYVLLSVPFYFLDAGSSDILNNISTNAWLNIAFAVIFFVFALSFFGLFEIGLPSSMTNKVDSKSNIGSLGGIFFMALTLAIVSFSCTGPILGSLLVGALNQDGGALQLTVAMGGFGLALGLPFGLFALFPNWLSSLPRSGAWMNTVKIVFAFIELALMIKFLSNADLVMHWGILKREVFFGIWVLIGLALSLYLFGILKFKHDPPPAKLSKGRIALGLLFLAFTIYLVPGLTNTKYANRALVSGFPPPMSYSVYGHEAAAGKGVEPNVVNDYEKALALSKETGKPLLIDFTGWACVNCRKMEENVWVQPEIKELIEKNFILVSLYVDDRKVLPDDAQFLYPVSDGSKKPIKTVGDKYITMQSENFGNASQPLYAIITGDEKLLTRPVGYTPSVTEYGDWLKCGLEAAKK, from the coding sequence ATGAAAAAATTAGTATCTGCAATACTTGGACTGGCGCTCTTCTTCCTGCCATCCCTAGTTGTTGCGCAAGACTCCGCTGCTGCCAACGCTCCAGTTAAATTTACTTACAGCGCCGTTCTGAAAGAAGGCAATGTATACACCATCCAGATAAAAGCCGCAATCGAAAACGGCTGGCGACTTTTTGCCACCTCCGCTTCAGATGATGAGCCGAATTCCCGCGTAACACTTGATTCTTCCACCAAAGGCAACATTGTTGGAGCGGTGAAGGAAGTGCAAGCGCCAAAATTGGTGAATGAGCCGTTATTTGATGGGATGCAGGTGAAGGTATTTGAACAAACTGCGGAATGGAGCGTGGATGTGAGCGTCACGGACAAGTCTGCGGATGTGAAAGGTGCAGTGGCCTACATGGCCATGAAAGGTGAAGATGTGGTAGGGCCGGAAAATGCCGAGTTCCGCTTTGCTTTTGATGCTTCCGGTAACCTCGTGGGTAAATCAACAGAGCTGGCGGTTTCAGCAGATGCGGCCAGTTCCATCAAGAGGGCTTCCATTGATATGAAGAATCCGGTTGAAAACTGCGGTGGAACTGGTGTTGAAGGAGATGAAAAACAAAGTCTCTGGAAAATATTCATCCTCGGTTTCCTGGGTGGACTATTGGGTTTGATCATGCCTTGTACTTTCCCCATGATCCCGCTTACTGTTTCGTTTTTTACAAAGCAGTCACAGGATAAAAGAAAAGGCATCTTCAACGCCTTCATGTACGGGTTCTTTATCTTCCTGATTTATGTATTACTGAGTGTGCCGTTTTATTTTCTGGATGCGGGCAGCTCGGATATCCTGAATAATATTTCCACCAACGCATGGCTGAACATCGCTTTCGCAGTGATCTTCTTCGTGTTCGCGCTTTCCTTCTTTGGATTGTTCGAAATCGGCTTGCCCAGCAGCATGACCAACAAAGTGGATTCCAAATCGAATATAGGTAGCCTGGGTGGTATCTTCTTTATGGCGCTCACGCTCGCCATCGTATCCTTCTCCTGTACAGGTCCTATTTTGGGATCATTGCTGGTAGGTGCGTTGAACCAGGACGGTGGTGCGCTTCAGCTTACAGTAGCCATGGGCGGTTTCGGACTGGCACTAGGGCTTCCCTTTGGGTTGTTCGCTCTGTTTCCGAACTGGCTCAGTTCCCTGCCCCGTTCCGGCGCATGGATGAATACGGTGAAAATCGTGTTCGCCTTTATCGAACTGGCCCTGATGATCAAGTTCCTTTCCAACGCTGACCTCGTGATGCACTGGGGCATTCTCAAAAGAGAGGTGTTCTTTGGCATCTGGGTGCTGATTGGCCTGGCCCTTTCACTTTATCTCTTCGGTATTCTTAAATTCAAACACGATCCCCCGCCGGCCAAATTGAGCAAAGGCAGGATTGCATTAGGCCTGCTCTTCCTGGCGTTTACCATTTACCTGGTGCCTGGTCTTACCAATACCAAATATGCGAACCGCGCATTGGTGAGCGGGTTCCCGCCGCCCATGAGTTATAGCGTGTACGGTCACGAAGCGGCAGCCGGTAAAGGAGTAGAGCCTAACGTGGTAAACGATTATGAAAAAGCCCTGGCTTTATCCAAAGAGACAGGCAAACCATTGCTGATAGATTTTACAGGTTGGGCCTGTGTGAACTGCCGTAAAATGGAGGAGAATGTGTGGGTGCAACCTGAAATAAAAGAACTGATCGAAAAGAATTTTATCCTCGTTTCACTTTATGTGGACGATAGGAAAGTATTGCCGGATGATGCGCAGTTTCTTTACCCTGTTTCTGACGGTAGCAAAAAGCCCATCAAGACAGTTGGAGACAAATATATCACCATGCAGTCGGAAAACTTTGGTAATGCGTCGCAGCCTTTATATGCGATCATCACAGGAGATGAGAAGCTGCTTACCAGGCCGGTTGGGTACACCCCATCTGTTACTGAATATGGAGATTGGTTGAAATGCGGGCTCGAAGCCGCAAAAAAATAA
- a CDS encoding RNA polymerase sigma factor: MKSFVQKTDNELIRLFIEGNMTALEALVLRHKDKIYTSVLFLVKDKYLAEDIFQEVFIRVIDTLRSGRYTDEGKFLPWAMRIAHNLCVDHFRKVKRTPVIKTGDDRDIFEVLNFTEDGADVKMMKRQSHDRVRDMLDRLPEDQREVIILRHYADMSFKEIASMTNCSINTALGRMRYGLINLRKMMTEKKIAL, translated from the coding sequence ATGAAATCATTTGTGCAAAAAACCGACAATGAACTGATTCGTCTGTTCATCGAGGGCAACATGACTGCCCTTGAAGCCCTTGTGCTGCGCCACAAGGACAAGATTTACACGTCTGTACTGTTCCTGGTAAAAGACAAGTACCTCGCGGAGGACATCTTCCAGGAAGTATTCATTCGTGTGATCGACACCCTTCGCTCCGGCCGTTACACTGATGAAGGCAAGTTCCTTCCCTGGGCCATGCGTATCGCACACAACCTGTGTGTGGACCATTTCCGCAAGGTGAAAAGAACACCTGTTATCAAGACTGGTGACGACCGCGACATTTTCGAGGTGCTCAACTTCACTGAAGATGGCGCCGATGTGAAAATGATGAAACGCCAGAGCCATGACCGCGTTCGCGACATGCTCGACCGTTTGCCCGAAGACCAGCGTGAAGTGATTATCCTGCGCCACTACGCGGATATGAGCTTCAAGGAAATCGCTTCCATGACCAATTGCAGCATCAACACTGCACTCGGAAGAATGCGCTACGGCCTGATCAACCTGCGCAAAATGATGACCGAAAAAAAGATCGCTTTGTAA